In Niallia sp. FSL W8-0635, one genomic interval encodes:
- a CDS encoding DeoR/GlpR family DNA-binding transcription regulator: protein MLKTKRIKQIQDYVFEHQTVSLDELVTVFNVSKNTIRRDVQELVDRGELKKVYGGVAVNNSTLVSFTERQVQNKSEKELIGKIAASFVDNGDIIFIDSGTTTLEMTEYVKHKQLTIITNNLDFIIRALPYENLNIITLGGLLQRNTKSFASVKSTDIIKEYNINKAFMASTGISISNGVTNSSPLESEIKKNVVDRSSKIFLLTDHKKFDKYALMTYCRLEDVDYIVTDLPPNNEYKEFALENNIEIVDASKENIAN from the coding sequence ATGCTAAAAACAAAAAGAATTAAACAAATACAAGATTATGTATTTGAACATCAAACCGTTTCATTAGATGAGTTAGTCACAGTGTTTAACGTTTCAAAAAACACAATAAGAAGAGATGTACAAGAGTTGGTTGATCGAGGGGAATTGAAGAAAGTGTACGGTGGAGTCGCAGTTAATAATAGTACACTCGTATCGTTTACCGAAAGACAGGTTCAAAACAAAAGTGAAAAAGAGTTAATTGGAAAAATAGCAGCTAGTTTTGTAGATAACGGAGACATCATTTTTATTGACAGCGGCACAACGACACTGGAAATGACCGAATATGTAAAACATAAACAATTAACCATTATTACGAATAATTTGGATTTTATCATTCGTGCACTCCCCTATGAGAATTTAAATATTATTACATTAGGTGGCCTTTTACAGCGCAACACGAAATCATTTGCAAGTGTTAAAAGCACCGACATAATTAAAGAATATAATATTAATAAAGCATTTATGGCGTCTACAGGCATTTCTATTTCCAATGGTGTCACAAATTCTTCTCCACTTGAAAGTGAAATTAAGAAAAACGTCGTAGATAGAAGTTCAAAAATATTTTTACTAACAGACCATAAGAAATTTGATAAATATGCCTTAATGACTTATTGCCGTTTAGAAGATGTGGATTATATCGTAACAGATCTACCCCCAAATAATGAATATAAAGAATTTGCGTTAGAAAACAATATCGAGATAGTGGATGCTAGTAAAGAAAACATAGCGAATTAA